The genome window AGACAATAGAGAGGAAGGATTCAAATGATGAAAAAATTTTTAAAGGGGATCGTGCTGATTAAAGGCCTGCCGATCCTGCTGCGCAAAGGCTTTAAACTGGTCGGCTGCCTTGTCGCCCTTGTGGCCGGTTACCGGCTGTCCAAACGCTATAACCTGACAGACCACCTACCCATGCCGGGCCAGGTGCGTCAGTTGCTGAGCCGCAAATAAAGGGGTTGAAACCAGTCAAAAAGGGAGCGTGGGAGACAGACCATGGGATCGTTTGTAAAGGATTTTAGGGACTTTATCAACCAGGGCAATGTCGTCGACATGGCCGTCGGTGTGATCATCGGGGGGGCCTTCGGTAAGATCGTCAGCTCTTTGGTGACCGATGTGATCATGCCCCTTATCGGTGCGGTGACCGGGGGAATCAGCTTTAGCGATATCAAGTACGAGCTGACGCCGGCCGTGATGGAAAACGGCAAGGTCATCCAGGAAGCGAATACGCTGAACATCGGCATGTTCATCGACAGCATCATCAATTTTTTAATCATCGCCCTCTGTATCTTTACGGTGATTCGCCTCTTGCAAAAGAGCAAGGAAAAGTTCATCCATGAGGAGGCCCCGGCAGAGGAAGCGCCGGCGCCGTCGGCAGAAGACCTGCTTACGGAGATCCGGGACCTTTTAAAAGCGGGCGAAGAAGATAAGCAGCCTTAGCCTGCCGGCTTAGGAATGGGCAAAGGCCCCTCTTCCGTCTCAAGTGAGATGGAAGAGGGGCCTTTTTATGTGGGGGCTTAAGCGGCCGGGGCCGGTCAATCCTCGCTGGCCTTTTCAGGGGCGGCTGCTTGCTTGGTGGCAAGGAGCCCCTGGTAAAGGGCCCGGGAGGAGGTGCCGAAGCGGTCGGCGGCGGTTTTGGCCGCTTCTTTGGTCCGCATGCCGTCGGCAAGGAGGTCGGCGGCGTAGGCCAGGGCGGCGTCATCATCCGGGCCTTCATCGGCGGCCCCGGCCATGACGAAGACGAATTCGCCACGCGGGGGGTTGGCGGTAAAATGGGCCAGGAGTTTTTCCGGCTTATCCCGGCGGACTTCTTCAAAGCGTTTGGTGAGTTCCCGGCAGATGGCGACCTCCCGGTCGGGGAAGTGGGCCTGTAAATCGCTTAGGCTGGCCAGGACCCGGTGGGGGGCTTCAAAAAAGACGATGGTGCGGGGCTCCTTTTCCCATTCTGCCAGCCGCTGGCGGCGGGCCTTGCCGCTTTTGGGCAGGAAGCCGTCAAAGACGAACCGGTCTGTCGGCAGGCCGGACAGGACCAGGGCGGTGAGGACCGCCGAGGGGCCGGGGATGACGGTGACCGTATGGCCGGCGGCTTGGGCGGCCCGGCAGAGTTCATAGCCCGGGTCGGAGACGGAGGGCATCCCGGCGTCGGTTAAGAGGGCCAGGTCGCCGCCAGCGGTTAGGTGGTCCACCAGGCGGTCTGTTTCCCGGGCCTTGTTGTGGTCGTGGTAGGCGGTCAGGGGTTTATGAATATCGTAACGGGCCAAGAGGGTGGCGCTGGTCCGGGTGTCTTCGCAGGCGATGAGGCTGACCTCCTTTAAGGTGCGGATGAGGCGCAGGCTCACGTCTTCTAAATTGCCGATGGGGCTGGCACAGAGGTAGAGGGTAGACATAGGGCTCCTTTCCGGCGGGGGTCAGTCCAAGAGGATGGGCGGCGCCAGGGTAAAATCGCCGCGGCCTTCAAACTGACAGTCCAGGACGGCCAGGCTAATGCGGCCTGACCGGCGCGATTGGTAGGGCTGGAGGGTCAGGGGTTTTAAGTTGAAGTCTCGGCAACAGCTGATGAGTTCGTCTAAGCGGGCGGCCCGGTAGACCAGGCAAAACCGTCCCTTTTGGCGGAGGTAATAGCGGGCCGCCCGGCAGAGGGCGGGCAGGTCCAGGTGGGTTTCATGCCGGGCGATGGTGCGTTCGTCAGACCGGGCGGCGGCCCCGTGACCGATCCGGTAAAAGGGCGGGTTGGCCACCACCAGGTCAGCCCGGTTGGCCAGGTCCGGACGGGGCTGGCGCAGGTCTTCCTGGATAAAGGACAGGCGGGCCGGGTCAAGGCCGTTGCGCCGGGCGCTGGCGGTGGACAAGGCCACCAGGTCAGGCTGGAGTTCCAGGCCGACCAGGCGGGCAGTGGGCCAGGCGGCCGCCAACAAGTGGGTGATGATGCCCGTTCCGCTGCCCAGGTCAAAGGCCCGGCGGGGCGGCGGCAGATGGCTTTCAACGTAACGCGCCAGCAGGTAGGCGTCAATGGTGTGACGCAGGCCGCCGGCGCGTTCGTACAAAGCCCAATCGTTGATGCCGATGTCGCTGAACAAACAGCCGGCGGTGAGATCAGCTTTTTTTGTCATTTGATTTGCCCTTGGAGAAGTAGTGCTTTTTGTTGCGGTGGTCGCCGTCCTTTCGGCGGGGGGGCTTGCCGTCTCTTCCGGACCGGTTTTTCCGGTCGAATTTATGGAAGCGGTTGCCCTTCCGCAGCCGTTTGTCGTCGGCCAGGGGCTCGGCGTTTTCGACGATGATTTCCGTGTCGTTGGCGGCGGACCGGTGCTTTTTCGGGGGGCGCTTATTTTTTTGCCCAGCTTGACCCTGGCCGTCTTTTCGCCGGCCCTTGTTGGCCGGGGAGGGCTGGTCAGCCTTTTTGGCCTGGGTCTTTGGGGGTTCGGCCTTGGTCCCCTGGCCGATGGGCTTGGCGTCCAGGTGGGCAAAGGGTTCCTTGCTCTTGCTGTCCTGGCTGTCCGCTTCCCGGTCAGCCCGCATTTTAGCGGCCACATCAGCGGCGGTACAGCCGGGGCAGGTTTTATGCCATTCGCAGTAGTTGTCGTTTTCGTAGTTGAGGCAGCAGAGCAGGCGGCCGCAGCAGCCGCTGATTTTTGACGGGTTCAGGGACAGGCCCTGCTCCTTGGCCATTTTAATGGAGACCGGGTTAAATTCCGTTAGGAAACTGTGGCAGCAGAGGGTGCGGCCGCAGATGCCGATGCCGCCGATGAGTTTGGCCTCATCGCGGACGCCGATCTGGCGCAGTTCAATCCGGGTGTGGAAGACACTGGCCAGGTCTTTGACCAGGTCGCGGAAATCCACCCGTTCCTCGGCGATGAAGTTAAAGATGAGCTTATTGCCGTCCAGGGTGCGTTCCACATCAACCAGCTTCATGTCCAGCTTGTGGTCTGCAATTTTACGTTCGCAGATGCCGAAGGCTTCGCGGCAGCGGTTTTCATTTTCACGGGCGGCAATCATATCTTCAACAGTGGCCAGCCGGACGATGGGGGTCAGGGGGGCCTTCAGGTCCTCTTCCTTGACCAGGTGGGGGGACTTGACCACTTGGCCGATCTCTAGGCCCCGGTCGGTTTGGACCACCACTTGGCTGCCGACTTCCGGGGGCAGGCCGGTGACAGCAAAATCGTATATTTTTCCTGCGGGTTTTAATTGCACCGCAATGGCTTCTTTCATAAACATTCTCCTATCTTTCGTGACCACTCGCCGGTATGCGGCGGCCGATGGCTCTATTA of Peptococcus niger contains these proteins:
- a CDS encoding tRNA1(Val) (adenine(37)-N6)-methyltransferase; amino-acid sequence: MTKKADLTAGCLFSDIGINDWALYERAGGLRHTIDAYLLARYVESHLPPPRRAFDLGSGTGIITHLLAAAWPTARLVGLELQPDLVALSTASARRNGLDPARLSFIQEDLRQPRPDLANRADLVVANPPFYRIGHGAAARSDERTIARHETHLDLPALCRAARYYLRQKGRFCLVYRAARLDELISCCRDFNLKPLTLQPYQSRRSGRISLAVLDCQFEGRGDFTLAPPILLD
- the rsmI gene encoding 16S rRNA (cytidine(1402)-2'-O)-methyltransferase codes for the protein MSTLYLCASPIGNLEDVSLRLIRTLKEVSLIACEDTRTSATLLARYDIHKPLTAYHDHNKARETDRLVDHLTAGGDLALLTDAGMPSVSDPGYELCRAAQAAGHTVTVIPGPSAVLTALVLSGLPTDRFVFDGFLPKSGKARRQRLAEWEKEPRTIVFFEAPHRVLASLSDLQAHFPDREVAICRELTKRFEEVRRDKPEKLLAHFTANPPRGEFVFVMAGAADEGPDDDAALAYAADLLADGMRTKEAAKTAADRFGTSSRALYQGLLATKQAAAPEKASED
- the ricT gene encoding PSP1 domain-containing protein, with the protein product MKEAIAVQLKPAGKIYDFAVTGLPPEVGSQVVVQTDRGLEIGQVVKSPHLVKEEDLKAPLTPIVRLATVEDMIAARENENRCREAFGICERKIADHKLDMKLVDVERTLDGNKLIFNFIAEERVDFRDLVKDLASVFHTRIELRQIGVRDEAKLIGGIGICGRTLCCHSFLTEFNPVSIKMAKEQGLSLNPSKISGCCGRLLCCLNYENDNYCEWHKTCPGCTAADVAAKMRADREADSQDSKSKEPFAHLDAKPIGQGTKAEPPKTQAKKADQPSPANKGRRKDGQGQAGQKNKRPPKKHRSAANDTEIIVENAEPLADDKRLRKGNRFHKFDRKNRSGRDGKPPRRKDGDHRNKKHYFSKGKSNDKKS
- the mscL gene encoding large-conductance mechanosensitive channel protein MscL is translated as MGSFVKDFRDFINQGNVVDMAVGVIIGGAFGKIVSSLVTDVIMPLIGAVTGGISFSDIKYELTPAVMENGKVIQEANTLNIGMFIDSIINFLIIALCIFTVIRLLQKSKEKFIHEEAPAEEAPAPSAEDLLTEIRDLLKAGEEDKQP